Proteins from a single region of Pseudopedobacter saltans DSM 12145:
- a CDS encoding cold-shock protein, whose protein sequence is MNNGTVKFFNATKGFGFIKENGTDKEYFVHVSGLIDEISENDQVTFDLKEGRKGLNAVNVKLA, encoded by the coding sequence ATGAACAACGGAACAGTAAAGTTCTTTAATGCAACTAAAGGTTTTGGTTTTATTAAAGAAAACGGAACAGACAAAGAATATTTTGTACATGTTTCTGGCCTAATCGATGAAATCTCAGAAAATGATCAAGTTACTTTCGACCTTAAAGAAGGAAGAAAAGGATTAAATGCAGTGAATGTAAAATTGGCTTAA
- a CDS encoding VOC family protein, translating into MNQFIYPCLWYNQKAKEAAKFYHSLFSNSEIISENMLVSVLAIENQKILLLNAGPEFKANPSASLFVNCTSEEEIERLWNIFTQDGKSLIKLNKYNWAQKYAWIEDKYGMSWQLFYNPNKERKKIRPSFMFHGENAGKANKAIEFYTSIFKNSGVKEIINYSEEDKQITSCIKYADIFIDDFDMIVFDSVLKHKGQLNESFSLVIECDTQDEIDYYWSGLSVKGSEGQCGWVKDQFGISWQIVPKVLHNLVSDEEKAPRVVRKLMKMGKLDINELVEA; encoded by the coding sequence ATGAACCAATTTATCTATCCTTGCCTATGGTATAATCAGAAAGCAAAAGAGGCTGCTAAATTCTACCATTCATTGTTTTCCAATTCTGAAATAATTTCAGAAAATATGCTTGTAAGCGTATTAGCAATTGAAAATCAAAAGATCCTGCTACTGAACGCTGGTCCCGAATTCAAAGCTAATCCATCTGCCTCCTTATTTGTCAACTGCACATCTGAAGAAGAAATTGAGCGATTATGGAATATTTTTACACAAGATGGCAAATCCTTAATTAAATTAAACAAATATAATTGGGCACAAAAATATGCCTGGATTGAAGATAAATATGGTATGAGCTGGCAATTGTTTTATAACCCCAATAAGGAACGAAAAAAAATCAGGCCATCATTTATGTTCCATGGTGAAAATGCTGGAAAAGCAAATAAAGCTATCGAATTCTACACATCTATTTTTAAAAATTCGGGAGTAAAAGAAATCATAAATTATTCAGAGGAGGACAAGCAAATTACATCATGTATAAAATATGCTGATATTTTTATTGATGATTTTGATATGATTGTATTTGATAGCGTCCTGAAACATAAAGGACAACTTAATGAGTCATTTTCTTTAGTTATTGAATGTGATACTCAAGATGAAATAGACTATTACTGGTCGGGCTTATCTGTTAAAGGTTCAGAAGGCCAATGCGGATGGGTAAAAGACCAATTTGGGATATCCTGGCAAATAGTACCGAAAGTTTTGCATAATCTTGTCTCTGATGAAGAGAAAGCGCCCAGAGTTGTACGAAAATTGATGAAAATGGGAAAATTAGATATCAATGAACTGGTAGAAGCATAA
- a CDS encoding UbiD family decarboxylase, which produces MGYKSLAECINDLEKHGHLIRIKEEVDPYLEAAAIHLKVYEQKGPALLFENLKGSKFPAVSNLFGTIERSKFMFRDSLDKVKTLVDLKGDPMKALRSPIKYTSVSLTALSALPMKVSRKAPIMYGKAKISDIPPIVNWPMDGGAFVTMPQVYSEDIENPGVMNSNLGMYRIQLNGNDYIQDQEIGLHYQLHRGIGIHQSKANALGKPLKVSIFVGGPPSHALAAVMPLPEGLSETTFAGALGNRRFRYFYDQEGFCISADADFVITGTVYPHDNKREGPFGDHLGYYSLIHPFPLMKVHNVYHKKDAIWNFTIVGRPPQEDTSFGALIHEISGKAIPQEVPGVSAVNAVDEAGVHPLLFAIGSERYTPYIKERKPQEILTQANRILGSNQLSLAKFLFICAKEDNPNLDIHNVEAFLKHVLERIDLSRDLHFYTKTTIDTLDYTGTDLNSGSKVAFTIAGEIKRELSKEIPQNFSLPNIFKGAKMIMPGIIAIEGNKFKNEQDASKEIMALNDALKNENLDSIPLLIICDDANFTAKNWQNFVWVTFTRSNPSHDIHGINSFTEHKHWGCKGPLIIDARVKPHHAPPLVMDQKTEKNIEKLWSKGGSLYGIIK; this is translated from the coding sequence ATGGGATACAAAAGTTTAGCCGAATGCATAAATGATCTTGAAAAACACGGTCATTTAATCCGTATTAAAGAAGAGGTTGACCCTTATTTAGAAGCCGCTGCAATACATCTGAAGGTGTATGAGCAAAAGGGACCAGCACTACTTTTTGAAAACCTCAAAGGAAGCAAATTTCCGGCAGTTTCCAATTTATTTGGAACCATAGAACGTTCTAAATTTATGTTCAGAGATAGCCTTGACAAGGTCAAGACTTTAGTTGATCTAAAAGGTGATCCCATGAAAGCTTTAAGATCTCCAATTAAGTATACCAGTGTTTCTTTAACGGCTTTATCCGCTCTACCAATGAAGGTAAGTAGAAAGGCTCCGATCATGTATGGCAAGGCAAAAATATCTGACATCCCCCCTATTGTGAATTGGCCAATGGACGGAGGTGCTTTTGTTACTATGCCTCAAGTTTATAGTGAAGACATAGAAAATCCAGGGGTAATGAATTCCAATCTTGGCATGTATCGTATTCAGTTAAATGGCAACGACTATATCCAAGACCAGGAAATAGGTTTGCATTACCAACTCCATAGAGGAATCGGCATTCACCAATCCAAAGCAAATGCACTTGGGAAACCACTAAAAGTGAGCATTTTTGTTGGTGGACCGCCATCACATGCCCTTGCTGCAGTTATGCCTTTACCAGAAGGACTTTCTGAGACTACATTTGCCGGTGCGTTAGGAAACAGAAGATTTAGATATTTTTATGACCAAGAAGGTTTTTGCATTTCTGCTGATGCAGATTTTGTTATAACCGGAACAGTTTATCCTCACGACAATAAACGAGAAGGTCCGTTTGGCGATCATCTGGGGTATTATAGCTTAATCCACCCATTTCCATTAATGAAAGTCCATAATGTTTACCATAAAAAAGATGCGATTTGGAATTTCACTATTGTAGGAAGACCACCACAGGAAGACACTAGTTTCGGTGCCTTAATCCATGAAATTTCTGGAAAAGCAATCCCTCAAGAGGTACCGGGAGTAAGTGCAGTGAATGCTGTTGATGAGGCCGGAGTTCATCCCCTACTTTTTGCTATTGGCAGTGAAAGATATACACCATATATCAAAGAACGTAAACCTCAGGAAATCCTTACTCAGGCGAATAGAATCTTGGGTTCAAACCAATTGAGCTTGGCTAAATTTCTCTTTATCTGTGCAAAGGAGGATAACCCTAATTTAGACATCCACAACGTCGAAGCATTTTTAAAACATGTATTAGAACGTATCGATTTAAGCAGAGATCTCCATTTTTATACTAAAACTACTATCGACACCTTAGATTATACGGGTACAGATTTGAACTCGGGTTCAAAAGTTGCATTCACGATAGCCGGAGAAATAAAAAGAGAATTATCAAAAGAAATTCCACAAAACTTTTCTTTACCCAACATTTTCAAAGGAGCAAAAATGATCATGCCGGGAATAATTGCTATTGAAGGTAATAAATTCAAAAATGAACAAGACGCAAGTAAAGAAATAATGGCTCTTAATGATGCTCTTAAAAACGAAAACTTAGATTCGATTCCTTTATTGATTATTTGTGACGATGCTAATTTTACTGCAAAAAACTGGCAAAATTTTGTTTGGGTGACTTTTACCAGAAGTAATCCATCACATGATATACATGGCATAAATTCATTTACCGAACACAAACACTGGGGATGTAAAGGTCCTTTGATTATAGATGCGAGGGTAAAACCGCATCATGCACCACCATTAGTAATGGATCAAAAAACAGAAAAAAACATAGAAAAATTATGGAGTAAAGGCGGTTCTTTGTACGGAATTATTAAGTAA
- the ychF gene encoding redox-regulated ATPase YchF gives MALQCGIVGLPNVGKSTLFNCLSNAKAQAANFPFCTIEPNVGVITVPDDRLTKLAELVNPQKIVPNTIEIVDIAGLVKGASKGEGLGNQFLGNIRATNAIIHVLRCFDDGNVVHVDGSVDPIRDKEIIDTELQLKDLDTVVKRIQKVEKMAKTGGDKDAKRTFEILSLVKNHIESGKSARTAPISEEDFDFISDLSLLTVKPVLYVCNVDESSVNTGNKYVDLVKDAVKEENAEVLIISAKIESEIAELEDYEERQMFLSDLGLTESGVSKLIRAAYKLLNLYTYFTAGVQEVRAWTITKGFTAPQAAGVIHSDFEKGFIRAEVIKYNDFVTLGSESACKEAGKLGVEGKTYVVEDGDIMHFRFNV, from the coding sequence ATGGCGTTGCAGTGTGGGATTGTAGGTTTACCAAATGTTGGAAAATCCACCTTATTTAATTGTTTGTCGAATGCTAAAGCGCAAGCTGCAAACTTTCCTTTCTGTACAATTGAACCCAATGTTGGAGTAATAACTGTTCCTGATGACAGATTAACGAAATTAGCTGAGCTGGTTAATCCTCAAAAAATTGTTCCAAATACAATAGAGATAGTTGACATTGCTGGTTTAGTAAAAGGAGCTTCAAAAGGTGAAGGTTTGGGGAACCAATTCCTGGGAAATATAAGAGCTACTAATGCCATTATTCATGTTTTGCGTTGTTTTGATGATGGTAATGTTGTCCACGTAGATGGCTCAGTAGATCCAATCAGAGATAAGGAAATCATTGATACCGAACTACAGCTTAAAGATTTGGATACGGTTGTTAAACGTATCCAAAAGGTTGAGAAAATGGCTAAGACTGGCGGAGACAAAGACGCTAAAAGAACATTTGAAATTTTGTCTCTAGTAAAAAATCATATAGAATCCGGTAAGTCTGCAAGAACTGCTCCGATTTCGGAAGAAGATTTTGATTTTATTTCTGACCTGAGTTTATTAACAGTAAAACCTGTTTTATATGTTTGTAATGTCGATGAATCTTCTGTGAATACGGGAAACAAATATGTGGATTTAGTAAAAGATGCTGTTAAAGAAGAGAATGCAGAGGTATTAATTATTTCTGCAAAAATTGAATCTGAAATTGCTGAATTAGAAGACTACGAAGAACGTCAAATGTTTCTTTCAGACTTAGGCTTAACTGAATCTGGTGTATCAAAATTAATCCGAGCGGCTTATAAATTATTAAATCTTTATACTTATTTTACAGCCGGAGTACAAGAAGTGAGGGCATGGACTATAACTAAAGGTTTTACTGCTCCACAGGCTGCGGGTGTTATCCACTCGGATTTCGAAAAGGGATTCATTAGAGCGGAGGTTATAAAATACAATGATTTTGTAACTTTAGGTTCTGAGTCAGCATGTAAAGAAGCCGGAAAATTGGGCGTAGAAGGAAAAACTTACGTAGTCGAAGACGGTGATATAATGCACTTTAGATTTAATGTCTAA
- a CDS encoding ABC transporter ATP-binding protein: protein MKDLAYLNKFLLKYKWKLIPGVFFVITSNFFAVIPAQIIRLALDMVTENIALYRLFNGFERQEIIYKIFAFGLLFFGALVLLMALVRGILLFFMRQTIILTSRHIEYDLKNEIYEHYQKLNLAFFRRNNTGNLMNHVTEDVSRVRMYLGPAIMYTINTVVLFLLVITSMLMVNVKLALLSIAPLPILALIIYNVHNKIHNKSEKIQERLSSLSSFVQESFSGIRVIKAYTQEQRIREGFANESEHYKEDSMSLVKIQALFYPIMLLLVGISTIITVYIGGLDVISGKITAGNIAEFIVYVNQLTFPVSSLGWVTSLIQRAAASQKRINVFLHTKPEIVSLTTETHTLSGRVEFKNVDFIYPDTGIHALKNVSFSINPGEKLAIIGRTGSGKSTLANILLRMYDVSNGEVLIDGKNIKLLNLNDFRSQTGFVPQDVFLFSDTIAHNIAFGQDTVNMNDVEQAAKNAAVYNNIMEFENQFETFIGERGITLSGGQKQRVSIARAIINSPKLLIFDDSLSAVDTKTEESILRNLGKIMQGKTSIIIAHRVSTIKNSDKILVLDDGKIIEQGKHEELIENRGLYFELYEKQLLEEEVL, encoded by the coding sequence ATGAAAGATTTAGCCTACCTCAATAAATTTTTACTAAAATACAAGTGGAAGCTTATACCCGGAGTTTTCTTCGTTATCACTTCCAATTTCTTTGCCGTTATACCAGCGCAAATTATAAGACTTGCTTTAGATATGGTAACCGAAAACATTGCCTTGTACAGGTTATTTAATGGTTTCGAAAGGCAAGAGATTATCTATAAGATTTTTGCTTTTGGATTGCTGTTCTTTGGTGCTCTGGTTTTACTTATGGCTCTTGTGCGCGGCATATTATTATTTTTCATGCGCCAAACTATTATTTTAACATCCAGGCACATAGAATATGACTTGAAAAACGAAATATATGAACATTACCAAAAACTAAATCTAGCTTTTTTTAGAAGGAACAATACCGGCAACTTGATGAACCATGTGACCGAAGATGTAAGCCGGGTTAGAATGTATTTGGGACCAGCTATAATGTATACTATTAATACGGTGGTTTTATTCCTTTTGGTTATAACCTCTATGTTAATGGTAAATGTAAAATTGGCTTTATTAAGCATTGCACCTTTGCCCATATTAGCTCTTATCATTTATAATGTACACAATAAAATCCACAATAAGAGTGAGAAAATACAGGAGCGACTAAGCAGTTTATCTTCATTTGTTCAGGAATCTTTCTCTGGAATTAGAGTAATAAAGGCGTATACCCAGGAACAAAGAATCAGGGAAGGTTTTGCTAATGAAAGCGAACATTATAAAGAGGACTCGATGAGCTTGGTTAAAATACAGGCGCTATTTTACCCTATAATGCTTCTTTTGGTTGGTATCAGCACTATTATTACCGTATACATTGGAGGATTAGATGTAATCAGCGGAAAGATAACCGCAGGAAATATAGCGGAATTCATTGTATATGTAAACCAGTTAACATTTCCAGTTTCATCTTTAGGTTGGGTAACTTCCTTAATTCAGAGAGCAGCTGCTTCACAAAAACGAATAAATGTCTTTCTACATACCAAACCGGAAATAGTCTCTTTAACAACAGAAACCCATACACTTTCAGGCCGTGTAGAATTTAAAAATGTTGATTTCATTTATCCCGATACCGGAATACATGCTTTAAAAAATGTTTCTTTTTCTATAAACCCTGGAGAAAAACTTGCAATAATAGGCAGAACCGGCTCTGGAAAGTCAACTTTAGCGAATATCCTTTTGCGAATGTACGATGTTAGTAATGGAGAAGTCCTTATCGATGGAAAAAACATCAAGTTGTTAAACCTAAATGATTTCAGGAGCCAAACAGGCTTTGTTCCTCAGGACGTCTTCTTATTTTCCGATACAATTGCTCATAATATTGCATTTGGCCAAGATACCGTAAACATGAACGATGTAGAACAAGCTGCAAAAAATGCTGCTGTTTATAATAACATTATGGAGTTTGAAAATCAATTTGAAACTTTTATAGGCGAAAGAGGAATAACATTATCCGGAGGACAAAAACAACGGGTATCTATAGCACGAGCAATTATTAACTCTCCAAAGCTTTTAATTTTCGACGACTCGCTTTCAGCTGTGGATACTAAAACCGAGGAATCCATTCTTCGGAATCTGGGTAAGATTATGCAAGGCAAAACCAGCATAATTATAGCTCATAGGGTTTCTACGATCAAAAATTCAGACAAGATTTTAGTACTCGATGATGGCAAAATTATTGAACAGGGTAAACACGAAGAATTGATTGAAAACCGGGGTCTATATTTTGAACTGTATGAAAAACAACTTTTAGAAGAGGAAGTTTTGTAA
- a CDS encoding DUF3276 family protein — translation MGDYENKEREEVFSKKVRAGKRTYFFDVKSTRSNDYYITITESKKRLEDGMFVKHKIFLYKEDFEKFAEGLSETVEYIKSHQEVVEKRYEYATEETLQKTDDEFSF, via the coding sequence ATGGGAGATTACGAAAACAAAGAGAGAGAAGAGGTATTTTCGAAGAAGGTAAGAGCTGGAAAAAGAACTTATTTCTTTGATGTGAAATCAACGAGATCAAATGATTATTACATCACAATCACAGAGAGTAAGAAAAGGTTGGAAGATGGTATGTTCGTGAAACATAAGATTTTCCTTTATAAAGAAGACTTCGAAAAATTTGCAGAGGGATTATCTGAAACAGTTGAGTATATCAAATCTCATCAGGAAGTTGTTGAGAAAAGATATGAGTATGCTACAGAGGAGACTTTGCAGAAAACTGATGATGAGTTCTCATTCTAA
- a CDS encoding TMEM175 family protein — translation MTTNRLEAFSDGVLAIIITIMVLELKVPETSNFIGLKILLPKLISYVLSFLYVGIYWNNHHHLFQTIEKVNGKVLWANLFLLFWLSLLPFATGWMGENHFDSQPVMLYGLILMMSAFAFLLLEKTSILLEGKSSKISIALSSKRKEIISVIIYMAGIILASFVPKISIGLYYVVALLWVIPDQRFEKVLNENT, via the coding sequence ATGACCACCAATAGACTAGAGGCTTTTAGCGACGGCGTTTTAGCAATAATTATTACTATTATGGTACTGGAATTAAAAGTACCCGAAACTTCAAACTTCATTGGTTTAAAGATTCTTCTTCCAAAACTAATATCTTATGTTCTCAGCTTTTTATATGTAGGTATTTATTGGAATAACCATCACCATCTGTTTCAAACAATAGAAAAAGTTAACGGGAAAGTATTGTGGGCAAATCTTTTTTTATTGTTCTGGCTTTCACTGTTGCCATTTGCGACAGGTTGGATGGGAGAAAACCATTTCGATAGTCAACCGGTTATGCTTTACGGATTGATTTTAATGATGTCCGCTTTTGCATTCTTGTTACTGGAAAAAACATCGATTCTTTTGGAAGGAAAGTCTTCTAAAATTAGTATTGCTCTGTCTTCAAAAAGAAAGGAAATAATTTCTGTGATAATATATATGGCAGGAATAATCCTCGCTTCGTTCGTTCCTAAAATAAGTATAGGTTTATATTATGTAGTTGCGTTGCTATGGGTTATTCCTGACCAAAGATTTGAAAAAGTTCTGAATGAAAACACTTAA
- a CDS encoding DUF72 domain-containing protein — MQFGKVNNPEDIDFSIPSDHPDTTSVLNSSKGKDFNAFIGCAKWNKQDLKGFYPRGTKDELAYYATQFNCIELNATFYKSPSKEQVKIWYDKTPPHFKFFPKLPNTISHFKRLVNAKQPTEEFCDAIAHFEEKLGMTFLQLHDNFKPKDFESLKKYLNEFPKVIPLAVEVRNSEWFSDKKYADEYYELIKSHKITNILVDTAGRRDMMHMRLSTDTAFVRWVGANHPSDYKRLDEWIGRITKWKNEGLKNLYFFIHQNVELESPLLSAYFIEKLNKSLKLDLQIPKTLNSNGTQTSKNETI; from the coding sequence ATGCAGTTTGGAAAAGTTAATAATCCGGAAGATATCGATTTTTCGATTCCTTCCGATCATCCGGATACAACCAGTGTCTTAAACAGTTCGAAAGGTAAAGATTTTAATGCCTTTATTGGCTGTGCCAAGTGGAATAAACAAGATTTAAAGGGCTTCTATCCCCGAGGAACAAAAGATGAGTTAGCTTATTATGCCACCCAGTTTAATTGTATAGAGCTAAATGCTACTTTCTACAAGTCACCAAGCAAAGAACAAGTGAAGATCTGGTATGACAAAACTCCTCCTCATTTTAAATTCTTTCCAAAATTACCAAATACCATTAGCCATTTTAAAAGACTTGTAAATGCAAAACAACCTACAGAAGAATTTTGCGATGCAATCGCCCATTTCGAGGAGAAGTTAGGTATGACTTTTTTACAACTTCACGATAATTTCAAACCAAAAGATTTTGAATCCTTAAAGAAATATTTAAACGAATTCCCTAAGGTTATTCCTTTGGCTGTTGAAGTTAGAAATTCAGAATGGTTTAGTGATAAGAAATATGCGGACGAATATTATGAATTAATCAAATCTCATAAAATCACCAATATACTGGTAGATACTGCAGGCAGAAGAGACATGATGCACATGCGATTAAGTACTGACACTGCTTTTGTAAGATGGGTGGGAGCAAATCATCCGTCAGACTACAAACGTTTAGACGAATGGATAGGTAGAATTACAAAATGGAAAAACGAAGGGCTTAAAAATCTTTATTTTTTTATACATCAAAATGTAGAACTAGAATCACCGCTATTATCGGCTTATTTTATAGAAAAATTAAACAAATCACTAAAATTGGATTTACAAATTCCCAAAACCTTAAATAGCAACGGAACGCAAACTTCTAAAAACGAAACAATATGA
- a CDS encoding PspC domain-containing protein, translating into MIQRIFVFFERYSFGVCSYLGEKFNISSSKIRLFFIYTSFLAVGFPLVFYFLAAFTLDIRNYIKKARMKYWDI; encoded by the coding sequence ATGATTCAGCGAATATTTGTTTTTTTTGAGCGGTATTCTTTCGGGGTTTGTTCCTATTTGGGAGAAAAGTTCAATATATCCTCGTCTAAAATAAGACTGTTCTTTATCTATACGTCTTTTTTGGCGGTAGGTTTTCCATTGGTTTTTTATTTTTTGGCAGCTTTTACGTTGGATATAAGGAATTACATAAAAAAGGCCCGAATGAAATATTGGGACATTTAA
- a CDS encoding DUF2851 family protein, translating to MFSDESILHYIWKCKLFPVKDLRLKSGESLKIIRVGQQNDDAGPDFYESRIRIGKTLWAGSVEIHINASDWIKHHHQKDKAYDNVILHVVWNDDKKIFRTDGTLVPALELKSLINKDILEKIERLKDNNSSIPCKKEIHKVDKFTYRNWLDRVLVERLDYKIAHIKRLFDGNKGSWEDTFHILLARNFGFKINQQPFEMLARNLPQRLFGHHKSNLRQIEALVFGVAGFLDKEFIDTYPDSLKKEFEFLKRKYRLTTLDKFIWKFSKTRPDNFPTIRLAQFAALIHRSSHLFSKLLESREIDDYKAFFSNLEINNYWFYNYDFEKERKRETLVKIGAGSVDNLLINSIVPMLFFYGNYMQRDLFKSRALNILEKLKAEENSPVNNFRKLGLEIVSAADSQGILHLKNFYCNQKKCLNCAIGAKILNLKR from the coding sequence ATGTTTTCTGATGAAAGTATCTTGCATTATATCTGGAAATGTAAATTATTTCCTGTTAAAGATCTTCGGTTAAAATCTGGTGAGTCCTTAAAGATTATTAGAGTTGGACAGCAAAATGATGATGCCGGACCGGACTTTTATGAATCCAGAATAAGAATTGGTAAAACACTCTGGGCTGGTTCTGTAGAAATACATATCAATGCTTCCGATTGGATAAAGCACCACCATCAAAAGGATAAGGCGTATGACAACGTTATTCTTCATGTTGTCTGGAATGATGATAAGAAAATCTTTAGAACAGATGGAACTTTAGTTCCCGCTCTGGAGTTAAAGTCTTTAATAAATAAAGATATTCTAGAAAAAATAGAAAGATTAAAAGATAATAATTCTTCGATTCCCTGTAAGAAAGAAATTCATAAAGTAGATAAATTTACTTACCGGAACTGGCTAGACAGGGTCTTGGTGGAGCGTTTAGACTATAAAATTGCTCATATTAAAAGACTATTTGATGGAAATAAAGGAAGTTGGGAAGATACTTTTCACATATTGCTGGCAAGAAATTTTGGTTTTAAAATAAATCAACAGCCTTTCGAAATGCTTGCTCGAAATCTTCCACAGCGTCTATTTGGGCATCACAAAAGCAATCTAAGACAAATAGAAGCTCTTGTTTTTGGTGTAGCAGGATTTTTGGATAAAGAATTTATAGATACGTATCCAGATTCGTTAAAGAAGGAATTCGAATTCTTAAAACGTAAATATAGGTTGACGACGTTGGATAAATTTATCTGGAAGTTTTCAAAAACGAGGCCAGATAATTTTCCGACGATACGACTAGCACAATTTGCTGCACTAATTCATAGATCTTCGCATCTTTTTTCAAAATTATTGGAAAGCAGAGAAATAGATGATTATAAGGCTTTTTTCTCAAATCTGGAAATCAATAACTATTGGTTTTACAACTATGATTTTGAAAAAGAAAGAAAGCGAGAAACTTTGGTGAAAATAGGGGCAGGATCGGTAGATAATCTTTTGATTAATTCGATTGTCCCTATGCTATTTTTTTATGGAAATTATATGCAGAGGGATTTATTCAAAAGCCGCGCTTTGAATATTTTGGAAAAGTTAAAAGCCGAAGAAAACAGTCCGGTAAACAATTTTAGAAAATTAGGACTTGAAATTGTGTCTGCGGCAGATAGTCAGGGGATTCTTCATTTAAAGAATTTTTATTGTAATCAGAAAAAATGCTTAAATTGTGCCATTGGAGCGAAAATCTTAAATCTAAAAAGATGA
- a CDS encoding glutathione peroxidase: MKTLILIFSLLFAAPTSNIYEFKNLKDLNGKKLDLSKYKGKKVLIVNTASKCGYTKQYEELQQLSELFKNKVVVIGFPANNFKNQEPGTNKEIKDFCEQTYGVKFPMSEKVSVNGDDIHPLFKYLISAPNPDFTGDIQWNFEKFLIDENGKLIHRFRSKTTPLSKDITQYL, translated from the coding sequence ATGAAAACGCTAATTTTAATTTTTTCGCTGCTTTTTGCAGCCCCGACTTCAAATATTTATGAGTTCAAAAATCTAAAAGACTTAAATGGAAAGAAACTGGATCTTTCCAAATATAAGGGTAAAAAGGTTTTAATTGTTAACACAGCTTCGAAATGTGGTTATACCAAACAGTATGAAGAATTACAACAGCTATCTGAATTATTTAAAAACAAGGTAGTTGTTATTGGTTTTCCTGCTAACAATTTCAAAAATCAGGAACCAGGAACAAATAAAGAAATTAAAGACTTTTGCGAGCAAACCTATGGGGTAAAATTCCCTATGAGTGAGAAGGTAAGTGTCAACGGAGATGATATCCACCCGTTATTTAAATATTTAATTTCGGCTCCCAACCCAGATTTTACTGGAGATATACAATGGAATTTTGAGAAATTTTTAATAGATGAAAATGGAAAGTTAATCCATCGATTTCGTTCAAAAACAACTCCTCTATCTAAAGATATAACACAATATCTTTAA
- a CDS encoding SRPBCC domain-containing protein, producing MKLVEISAKINAPIEKVWKFWNDTEHVKKWNKASPNWHTPHAENDLRENGGFNIIMEAKDKSFSFDFSGRYTKVICQKEIAFTLGDQRKVDIIFNDKGDHIEIIETFEAEQENPIEMQQKGWQSILNNFKKYVESH from the coding sequence ATGAAACTTGTAGAGATATCAGCGAAAATAAACGCTCCCATAGAAAAAGTATGGAAGTTCTGGAATGACACAGAACATGTTAAAAAGTGGAATAAAGCTTCACCAAATTGGCATACTCCACATGCAGAAAATGATTTAAGGGAAAATGGAGGATTCAATATCATCATGGAAGCTAAAGATAAAAGTTTTAGTTTCGATTTTTCGGGAAGATATACTAAAGTCATCTGCCAAAAAGAAATTGCCTTCACTCTAGGAGATCAGCGTAAGGTAGATATTATCTTTAATGATAAAGGTGATCATATTGAAATTATTGAAACTTTCGAAGCTGAACAAGAAAACCCTATCGAAATGCAACAAAAAGGTTGGCAGTCCATATTAAACAACTTCAAAAAATACGTGGAAAGTCATTAG
- a CDS encoding DUF5362 family protein, with translation MEENPNLPEEPRNEEAHPTEQAGLIIDTDISAFLMETAKWAKLVAVIIFIMAGFIALLGVFITIGGTVGSFKMVPFMGGFLGIVYIALSLLYYFPAKYLYDFTTFVKQALYFRDQESLGYAFGRLKSHYKFIGIMAVVAIIFYVVAILFAILFGMLGAMRF, from the coding sequence ATGGAAGAAAACCCGAATTTACCAGAAGAACCGCGGAATGAAGAAGCTCATCCGACAGAGCAAGCAGGTTTAATCATAGATACAGATATTTCTGCATTTTTAATGGAGACAGCGAAATGGGCCAAATTAGTCGCTGTAATAATATTTATTATGGCTGGATTTATTGCATTGCTAGGTGTTTTTATAACGATAGGTGGGACTGTTGGATCATTTAAAATGGTGCCATTTATGGGAGGATTCTTAGGGATAGTTTATATTGCTTTGTCTCTTCTTTACTATTTTCCGGCCAAATATCTCTATGATTTTACAACTTTCGTAAAACAAGCACTTTACTTTAGAGATCAGGAATCCCTTGGATACGCTTTCGGAAGATTGAAATCGCATTACAAATTTATCGGTATCATGGCTGTGGTAGCTATTATATTTTATGTGGTAGCTATTCTGTTTGCGATATTGTTTGGTATGTTAGGCGCTATGAGATTTTAA